In a genomic window of Flavobacteriales bacterium:
- a CDS encoding PKD domain-containing protein, with the protein MKNKPDAFEQALRQSLDQYEVPYNSADWAQLDRSLSKTERKQGRWSLGLLALLFGGVVAFSATMYQILADSGTEQSVTSVQHDDEAVPALFSPAQEKASMPAASIPDESPIGQVSEPRLKQAANTRSEVRTESPARSEQAELPSTSSAANMTPVKPSAPASDEVSIRPSITQGCPGTSVEFEVTNMAAPGTRMLWNFGDGTFGTDPAPKHAYNKAGRYEVTLSMSSATGGTIFNKPVSDVIVIHERPEAAFNPMPQEYLDRVPSVHFENKSLKGSSYLWDFGDGSISTLQVPTHVYKKKGDYAVSLIVTNAIGCTDRTERVVRIKEDYNLLAAPAFSPNGDGVEEHFIPEALKTLERRFRMTIHDPATGALMYETSDLKRPWNGRVNGVGAPCATGDYVWMVEMKDGEALGGTYTGTVSLLR; encoded by the coding sequence ATGAAGAACAAACCCGACGCCTTCGAGCAGGCCCTGCGGCAATCGCTGGATCAGTACGAAGTGCCTTACAATTCGGCCGACTGGGCTCAGTTGGACCGGAGCCTGAGCAAGACTGAAAGGAAGCAAGGGCGCTGGTCGCTCGGCTTGCTGGCGCTGCTCTTCGGTGGCGTAGTAGCCTTCTCTGCCACCATGTACCAGATACTCGCCGATAGCGGAACCGAGCAATCGGTGACCAGCGTGCAGCACGATGACGAAGCGGTTCCTGCTTTGTTCAGCCCTGCTCAAGAGAAGGCCAGCATGCCGGCGGCTTCTATTCCCGATGAAAGCCCAATCGGTCAAGTGAGCGAGCCCCGGCTCAAGCAAGCAGCCAATACCCGTAGCGAGGTCCGCACGGAATCGCCAGCACGCAGCGAACAAGCAGAGCTCCCGAGCACGAGTTCCGCGGCGAACATGACACCCGTAAAGCCTTCAGCACCAGCCAGCGACGAGGTGAGCATCCGCCCGAGCATCACCCAAGGCTGCCCCGGCACATCCGTTGAATTCGAGGTGACCAACATGGCGGCTCCCGGAACGCGCATGCTGTGGAACTTCGGCGATGGCACGTTCGGAACCGACCCGGCGCCGAAGCATGCATACAACAAGGCGGGCCGCTATGAAGTGACGCTCTCGATGAGTTCTGCCACAGGTGGCACCATCTTCAACAAGCCTGTATCGGATGTGATCGTCATCCATGAGCGCCCCGAAGCGGCCTTCAACCCGATGCCCCAGGAATACCTGGACCGGGTTCCCTCGGTTCATTTCGAGAATAAGAGCCTCAAGGGCAGTTCGTACTTGTGGGATTTCGGCGATGGCAGCATCAGCACGCTTCAAGTACCGACCCACGTCTACAAGAAGAAGGGCGATTACGCCGTGAGCCTGATCGTGACCAATGCCATCGGCTGCACCGACCGCACCGAGCGCGTGGTGCGCATCAAAGAGGATTACAATCTTCTGGCGGCACCGGCCTTTTCGCCCAACGGCGATGGGGTTGAGGAGCACTTCATTCCCGAGGCGCTGAAGACCTTGGAGCGCCGGTTCCGGATGACCATTCATGACCCCGCCACCGGGGCGTTGATGTACGAGACCTCCGATCTGAAACGGCCTTGGAATGGCCGCGTGAATGGCGTTGGCGCGCCCTGTGCCACGGGTGATTATGTGTGGATGGTGGAGATGAAGGACGGCGAAGCGCTTGGAGGAACCTATACCGGCACGGTGAGCCTGCTGCGCTAG
- a CDS encoding RNA polymerase sigma factor: MNTESQQAAFGELVDGCVAGDRRAQQRVYEQFYGKMMAVCMRYTKNTDQAKDILQDGFIKVFRSMESFNRAGSFEGWIRRIIVNTAIDHFRRSKHSYLLLGEERSIEDFKDQDEEDTLADDTGEELPDLKPADVINAMQKLTPAYRTVFNLYVFEEMTHKEIADALGINVGTSKSNLAKAKHNLKKLLRQENKIN; this comes from the coding sequence GTGAATACCGAGAGCCAACAGGCGGCTTTCGGTGAATTGGTGGATGGTTGCGTTGCTGGTGACCGCCGTGCGCAGCAGCGGGTCTATGAACAGTTCTATGGCAAGATGATGGCGGTGTGCATGCGCTACACCAAGAACACCGACCAGGCTAAGGATATCCTTCAGGATGGATTCATCAAGGTGTTCCGCAGCATGGAGTCCTTCAATCGGGCGGGTTCGTTCGAGGGTTGGATCCGGCGCATCATCGTGAACACCGCGATCGACCACTTCCGGCGCAGCAAGCACAGCTACCTGCTCCTGGGCGAAGAGCGCAGCATCGAGGATTTCAAGGACCAGGACGAAGAAGACACACTCGCTGACGATACCGGAGAAGAGCTTCCTGACCTGAAGCCGGCGGACGTGATCAACGCCATGCAGAAGCTTACCCCGGCCTACCGGACTGTGTTCAATCTGTATGTTTTCGAGGAAATGACCCATAAGGAAATCGCCGACGCGCTCGGAATCAATGTGGGCACCAGCAAGAGCAACCTGGCCAAAGCCAAGCACAACCTGAAGAAATTGCTGCGGCAGGAGAACAAGATCAATTGA
- the mdh gene encoding malate dehydrogenase has translation MKVTVVGAGNVGATCADAVARWELANEVVLLDIKEGFAEGKALDIWQTAPINLFDSRLVGSTNDYAKTAGSDVVVITSGLPRKPGMSRDDLIATNAAIVKSVTENVVKHSPNAIIIVVSNPLDVMTYCAYVNSKLPSTKVFGMAGILDTARYRAFLATELGVSPKDIQAVLMGGHGDTMVPLPRYTTVGGIPVTELIAKDKLDAIVDRTKKGGGEIVNLLGTSAWYAPGTAAAQMVEAIVRDQKRVFPCCVWLQGEYGLKDIYMGAPVILGRNGIERIIELKLNKEEMELCQASAKSVKEVMDVLDKMNSVTA, from the coding sequence ATGAAAGTCACAGTAGTAGGAGCTGGTAATGTAGGCGCTACATGCGCCGATGCCGTGGCACGCTGGGAGCTCGCCAATGAAGTGGTGCTGCTCGATATCAAGGAAGGCTTCGCCGAAGGCAAGGCCTTGGATATTTGGCAGACGGCCCCGATCAATCTGTTCGATTCACGCCTGGTGGGCAGCACGAACGATTATGCCAAGACCGCCGGCAGCGATGTGGTGGTGATCACCAGCGGCCTGCCCCGGAAACCGGGCATGAGCCGCGACGACCTCATTGCCACCAACGCCGCCATCGTGAAGAGCGTGACGGAGAACGTGGTGAAGCATTCGCCCAATGCCATCATCATCGTCGTGAGCAATCCGCTCGATGTAATGACGTACTGCGCCTACGTCAATAGCAAGCTGCCCAGCACCAAGGTCTTCGGTATGGCGGGCATCCTTGATACCGCCCGATATCGCGCCTTCCTGGCCACCGAGCTGGGCGTAAGCCCCAAGGACATCCAAGCGGTACTCATGGGAGGGCATGGTGATACCATGGTGCCCCTGCCGCGCTATACCACCGTTGGCGGCATACCGGTGACCGAACTCATCGCAAAGGACAAGCTCGACGCGATCGTGGACCGCACCAAGAAGGGCGGCGGCGAGATCGTGAACCTACTGGGCACCTCCGCTTGGTATGCACCTGGCACGGCCGCTGCGCAAATGGTAGAGGCCATCGTGCGCGACCAGAAACGCGTGTTCCCCTGCTGCGTGTGGCTGCAGGGCGAGTACGGGCTGAAGGACATCTACATGGGAGCCCCCGTTATTCTCGGCCGGAATGGCATTGAGCGCATCATCGAGCTGAAGCTGAACAAGGAAGAGATGGAACTCTGCCAAGCCAGCGCCAAGTCCGTGAAGGAGGTGATGGACGTGCTGGACAAGATGAACAGCGTCACCGCCTGA
- a CDS encoding T9SS type A sorting domain-containing protein, translated as MLRFLPCFTLALAASTLSAQWDLHFDPAIPVTQQGALLDLAWAGGINYAQVSEIDLNGDGLKDLLFLDHSYSFPSGHKAVMLLRTSSVEGTAYYRPVREYDNVPPLNQMHDWALARDYNCDGKADICSYTQAGFGVWKNTGDDAELTFEPVKSLVYSAYVSPSGAQTNANLFISQVDLPGIEDIDGDGDLDVITFSLLGTYVEYHKNLSMETYGTCDSLRFEQRNKCWGYFAENFNNNSVTLNVPCQFNVPNPELRPEGETDAEDDSDERAHAGSTITPIDLNGDGVKDLLLGDISFTNLVGLTNGGSVANALMTSEDTLFPSYNVSVDMPVFPAGFYLDVDRDGRRDLLVTPNAGSLSHDFRSVWYYRNTGTDAAPIFQFQQQNLFQDRMIELGLGAIPVAFDENGDGRMDLIVSNHGYYQTGGSYVGKVALLRNVGSATSPAFDLVTDDWLGLSNSGIGLSMHPAFGDVDGDGDLDLYIGDLQGRLHFYRNTATGPQSQFTLQQINLTDAGGAMIDVGQFAAPVFHDLDEDGLFDMVIGERNGNLNYYRNTGTAASPSWTLVTENLGAVSTIEWINVTGHSTPHFITNDQGQRELLLGSESGAIYHYGDIDGNLDGNWTRLDTAWRGMDDGARTVLCLHDFTGDGQQDLVVGNYRGGLSFWRSDQLSTVAGATSASPRFSLYPNPARAQVELTTDELVPGTAWVLRDALGQELHRGQMSNGKANISLSGLAEGLYMVRLEGPRNSAAQRLVVLH; from the coding sequence ATGCTGCGATTCCTCCCCTGCTTCACCCTTGCGTTAGCCGCTTCCACCCTGAGCGCCCAATGGGACCTGCACTTCGACCCCGCCATCCCGGTCACGCAGCAAGGCGCCTTGCTCGATCTGGCTTGGGCTGGTGGCATCAACTATGCGCAGGTGAGTGAGATCGACCTCAACGGCGACGGGCTCAAGGACCTGCTCTTCCTGGACCATTCCTATTCCTTCCCAAGCGGGCACAAGGCCGTGATGCTCCTGCGCACCAGCAGCGTTGAAGGGACCGCCTACTACCGCCCGGTCCGGGAATACGACAACGTGCCGCCATTGAACCAAATGCACGATTGGGCGCTGGCGCGCGACTACAACTGCGATGGCAAGGCCGACATCTGCTCCTACACTCAAGCCGGTTTCGGCGTTTGGAAGAACACTGGTGATGATGCTGAATTGACCTTCGAGCCCGTGAAGAGCTTGGTGTATTCGGCCTACGTATCGCCGAGCGGTGCGCAGACCAATGCCAACCTCTTCATCTCTCAAGTCGACCTGCCCGGCATCGAGGACATCGACGGCGACGGGGACTTGGATGTGATCACCTTCAGCTTGTTGGGCACCTACGTGGAGTACCACAAGAACCTGAGCATGGAGACCTATGGCACCTGCGACAGCCTGCGGTTCGAGCAGCGCAACAAGTGCTGGGGCTACTTCGCCGAGAACTTCAACAACAATTCGGTTACGCTGAACGTGCCTTGCCAGTTCAACGTGCCCAATCCCGAGCTGCGCCCCGAGGGTGAGACCGATGCCGAAGACGACAGCGACGAACGCGCGCATGCGGGCAGCACCATCACGCCCATCGACCTTAACGGTGATGGCGTCAAGGACCTGCTCCTGGGCGATATCTCGTTCACCAATCTCGTGGGCCTGACCAACGGTGGCAGCGTGGCGAATGCGCTAATGACCAGCGAGGACACGCTCTTCCCGAGCTACAACGTGAGCGTGGACATGCCCGTTTTCCCAGCGGGCTTCTACTTGGATGTGGACCGCGATGGTCGCCGGGACCTGCTGGTGACGCCCAACGCAGGCTCCCTATCGCACGACTTCCGCAGCGTGTGGTACTACCGCAATACCGGGACCGATGCCGCGCCGATCTTCCAGTTCCAGCAGCAGAACCTCTTCCAAGACCGCATGATCGAACTCGGCTTGGGCGCTATCCCGGTAGCCTTTGATGAGAATGGTGACGGCCGGATGGACCTGATCGTGAGCAACCACGGCTACTACCAGACCGGCGGCAGCTATGTGGGCAAGGTGGCCCTCTTGCGCAATGTGGGCAGCGCTACCAGCCCGGCCTTCGACCTGGTCACCGACGACTGGCTCGGCTTATCGAACAGCGGCATCGGCTTGAGCATGCATCCGGCCTTCGGCGATGTCGACGGTGATGGCGACCTGGACCTGTACATCGGCGACCTGCAAGGGCGCTTGCACTTCTACCGGAACACCGCCACCGGCCCGCAATCGCAGTTCACCTTGCAGCAGATCAACTTGACCGACGCTGGGGGCGCCATGATCGATGTGGGGCAATTCGCCGCCCCTGTCTTCCACGACCTGGACGAGGACGGATTGTTTGACATGGTCATCGGCGAGCGCAACGGCAATTTGAACTACTACCGCAATACGGGCACGGCCGCCAGCCCTTCATGGACCTTGGTGACCGAGAACCTCGGTGCGGTGAGCACCATCGAGTGGATCAATGTCACGGGCCATTCGACTCCGCACTTCATCACCAACGACCAAGGCCAGCGCGAACTGCTGCTCGGATCGGAGAGCGGCGCCATCTACCATTACGGCGACATCGATGGGAACCTCGATGGCAATTGGACCCGCCTTGATACCGCATGGCGCGGCATGGATGATGGCGCACGTACGGTGCTCTGCCTGCATGACTTCACCGGCGATGGCCAGCAGGACCTCGTGGTGGGCAATTACCGCGGCGGCCTCAGCTTCTGGCGCAGCGACCAGCTCAGCACGGTGGCAGGGGCAACGAGTGCCTCGCCGCGCTTCAGCCTTTATCCGAACCCCGCTAGAGCCCAAGTGGAGCTCACCACCGATGAGCTTGTGCCGGGAACCGCATGGGTGCTGCGCGACGCCTTGGGCCAGGAGCTGCATCGCGGCCAGATGTCCAATGGGAAGGCGAACATTTCACTGTCCGGGCTGGCAGAAGGCCTTTACATGGTAAGGCTCGAAGGCCCACGCAACAGCGCTGCGCAGCGGTTGGTGGTCCTTCATTGA
- the secDF gene encoding protein translocase subunit SecDF translates to MQNRGALWVFTVLLALACAYQLSFSYFTSGLEGQAKADAIAKADSVLGTPEGAARDRSQVELDYENAYLRAHAEDKVYPLLGYTYRECKEKEINLGLDLRGGMAVTLEVSVPELIENLSEESNDPAFKQAMANARQRQLSDNKDFVSLFDEEYRKIENRPPLSAIFYSPDRQGMFDREGDDDSYISALRREAETALSNTERILRTRIDKFGVSQPSIQKQAFSGRIAIELPGVKDKERVRRVLQSTANLEFWEMHSNTDIGPLLFGADAALSAQLYPELAAQDSLKAAADSTAMPADSTAAVTDSTIAEPETAADDSLGDADTAAADTAAGEGEEETISDEEARKRSPLRSVLEPAGNQRGQFALGPVVGRALLKDTSEVKRFLSMSAVRDALPRDARLVWGAKQQEGTSGPFLELYAIKLPMDGKPKLDGSVITNAFQDFDFKGEVEVIMNMNTEGAQTWKVMTGDNVGKYIGIVLDGLVYSAPEVRSEIAGGTSTISMGAGELNAQIQEASDLANILKAGALPAPARIIDETVVGPSLGQENVSTGLMSFGIALLLVLLYMVIYYARAGWVADLALIVNLFVLIGALASLQAALTLPGIAGIVLTMGMAVDANVLIYERIREELRHGKMLKSAVDLGFKGALSAIIDSNVTTLIIAVILLIFGSGPVQGFAVTLGLGILTSMFTALLLSRMIISYRLEKGKSFSVWNNWSKNIFVNANWDFMGKRKVFYALSGLLIAASIGSMVVNGFNWGVDFSGGRTYVVKFKGDVDVEALRASLDGTLKGDDGVKSNTNVKTYGSDRQLKITTNYLIAQADTVADRMVEVQLRAGIDAVGGDYQITESRKVDPTISDDIQKGAITSVLIALALIFLYIAIRFRNWQFGLGGLLSLAHDAIIVLGVYSLFYKIMPFSMEIDEAFIAAILTVIGYSINDTVVVYDRVREYLRDHKREPYVVVINKAINSTLGRTMNTSLTTLLVLAVIFVFGGTAIKGFVFALLVGIGVGTYSSVFVATAIVTDLLKGKDPAREA, encoded by the coding sequence ATGCAGAATAGAGGCGCGCTTTGGGTCTTCACGGTCCTCTTGGCGCTTGCGTGCGCTTACCAGCTTTCGTTCTCCTACTTCACCTCGGGACTCGAGGGCCAAGCCAAGGCTGATGCTATCGCCAAGGCCGATTCGGTGCTTGGCACGCCGGAGGGCGCTGCCCGTGATCGAAGCCAAGTGGAGCTCGATTATGAGAACGCCTACCTCCGGGCACACGCCGAGGACAAGGTGTATCCCTTGCTGGGCTACACCTACCGCGAGTGCAAGGAGAAGGAGATCAACCTGGGCCTCGACCTGCGGGGCGGCATGGCCGTAACGCTCGAAGTGAGCGTGCCCGAGCTGATCGAGAACCTCAGCGAGGAGAGCAATGATCCGGCCTTCAAACAGGCCATGGCCAATGCCCGTCAGCGCCAGCTCAGCGACAACAAGGACTTCGTGTCGCTCTTCGACGAGGAGTACCGCAAGATCGAGAACCGCCCACCGCTCTCGGCCATCTTCTACTCGCCGGACAGGCAGGGCATGTTCGATCGTGAGGGCGATGATGATTCCTACATCAGCGCATTGCGCCGCGAGGCTGAGACCGCGCTGAGCAACACCGAGCGGATCCTGCGCACCCGAATCGACAAATTCGGCGTGAGCCAGCCCAGCATCCAGAAGCAGGCCTTCAGCGGCCGCATCGCCATTGAGCTTCCGGGCGTGAAGGACAAAGAGCGTGTGCGCCGCGTGCTGCAGAGCACGGCCAACCTGGAGTTCTGGGAGATGCACTCCAACACGGACATCGGGCCCTTGCTGTTCGGTGCCGATGCGGCGCTTTCCGCGCAGCTTTACCCTGAGTTGGCGGCGCAGGACAGCTTGAAGGCCGCTGCCGACAGCACCGCGATGCCTGCGGACAGCACTGCAGCCGTGACCGATTCCACGATTGCCGAGCCGGAAACCGCAGCCGATGACAGCCTCGGCGATGCCGACACGGCTGCCGCGGATACCGCTGCCGGGGAGGGTGAAGAAGAAACCATCAGCGATGAAGAGGCCCGTAAGCGCTCTCCTCTGCGCTCGGTGCTGGAGCCTGCCGGCAACCAGCGCGGGCAGTTCGCGCTTGGTCCTGTCGTGGGCCGTGCGCTGCTGAAGGACACTTCCGAGGTGAAGCGCTTCCTCTCCATGTCTGCCGTGCGTGATGCACTGCCTCGCGATGCGCGCTTGGTTTGGGGCGCCAAGCAGCAGGAGGGAACCAGCGGCCCTTTCCTCGAGCTCTATGCGATCAAGCTGCCTATGGATGGCAAGCCCAAGCTCGATGGCAGCGTGATCACCAATGCCTTCCAGGACTTCGACTTCAAGGGTGAAGTGGAGGTGATCATGAACATGAACACCGAAGGCGCTCAGACCTGGAAAGTGATGACCGGCGACAACGTGGGCAAGTACATCGGCATCGTGCTCGATGGACTCGTTTACAGCGCGCCCGAGGTGCGTTCCGAGATCGCCGGCGGCACCAGCACCATCTCCATGGGCGCCGGGGAGCTGAACGCGCAGATTCAGGAAGCCAGCGACTTGGCGAACATCCTGAAGGCCGGCGCACTGCCCGCTCCGGCACGCATCATCGACGAGACCGTGGTGGGACCATCGCTGGGTCAGGAGAACGTGAGCACCGGCCTGATGAGCTTCGGAATCGCCTTGCTGCTCGTGCTCCTCTACATGGTGATCTACTACGCCCGCGCTGGCTGGGTGGCCGACCTCGCACTCATCGTGAACCTCTTCGTGCTCATCGGCGCGCTGGCTTCGTTGCAAGCCGCGCTCACGCTGCCCGGCATCGCGGGCATCGTGCTCACCATGGGCATGGCGGTGGACGCCAACGTGCTCATTTACGAGCGCATCCGCGAGGAATTGCGGCACGGCAAGATGCTCAAGAGCGCCGTGGACCTGGGCTTCAAGGGAGCGCTCTCGGCCATCATCGACTCGAACGTCACTACGCTGATCATCGCGGTGATCCTGTTGATCTTCGGAAGCGGTCCCGTGCAAGGATTCGCGGTCACGCTCGGCCTCGGCATCCTCACTTCGATGTTCACCGCGCTGCTGCTCTCCCGCATGATCATCTCCTACCGCTTGGAGAAGGGCAAGTCCTTCTCGGTATGGAACAACTGGAGCAAGAACATCTTCGTGAACGCCAATTGGGACTTCATGGGCAAGCGCAAGGTGTTCTATGCCCTGAGCGGCCTGCTCATCGCGGCGAGCATCGGCTCAATGGTGGTGAATGGCTTCAACTGGGGCGTCGACTTCAGCGGCGGCCGCACCTATGTGGTGAAGTTCAAGGGCGATGTGGATGTTGAAGCGCTCCGCGCCTCGCTCGATGGGACGCTCAAAGGCGATGACGGCGTGAAGAGCAACACCAACGTGAAGACCTACGGCAGCGATCGCCAATTGAAGATCACGACGAACTACCTGATCGCGCAAGCCGACACCGTGGCCGACCGCATGGTTGAGGTGCAGCTGCGCGCAGGGATCGATGCCGTAGGCGGCGACTACCAGATCACGGAGAGCCGCAAGGTGGACCCCACCATCAGCGATGATATCCAGAAGGGCGCGATAACCTCAGTGCTCATCGCTTTGGCGCTGATCTTCCTGTACATCGCCATCCGGTTCAGGAATTGGCAGTTCGGCTTGGGCGGCCTGCTCTCCTTGGCGCACGATGCCATAATCGTGCTCGGCGTCTACTCCTTGTTCTACAAGATCATGCCTTTCAGCATGGAGATCGACGAGGCCTTCATCGCAGCCATCCTCACGGTGATCGGTTACTCGATCAACGACACCGTGGTGGTGTACGACCGCGTGCGCGAGTACCTGCGCGACCACAAGCGCGAGCCGTACGTGGTGGTGATCAACAAGGCCATCAACTCCACGCTGGGCCGCACCATGAACACCTCGCTCACCACCTTGCTGGTGCTTGCTGTGATCTTCGTCTTCGGCGGCACCGCGATCAAGGGCTTCGTATTCGCGCTGCTCGTGGGCATCGGCGTGGGCACATACAGTTCCGTCTTCGTCGCGACGGCGATCGTCACGGACCTGCTCAAGGGCAAGGACCCTGCGCGCGAGGCCTGA
- a CDS encoding twin-arginine translocase TatA/TatE family subunit: MLLIFDISGGEFLVVILFVLLFFGAKGIPDIARGMGRFMRQVRDASNEVQREINRGASEVRRASLEHQRQFNALAEEPSAKPADPALEPKPEEPS, from the coding sequence ATGCTTCTGATCTTCGACATCAGCGGTGGCGAATTCCTGGTGGTGATCCTTTTCGTGCTGCTCTTCTTCGGCGCCAAGGGCATCCCCGACATCGCACGCGGCATGGGCCGCTTCATGCGGCAAGTGCGCGATGCCAGCAACGAGGTGCAGCGGGAGATCAATCGGGGCGCGAGCGAGGTTCGACGCGCTTCCTTGGAGCATCAGCGCCAGTTCAATGCCTTAGCCGAGGAGCCCTCGGCCAAGCCTGCTGATCCTGCTTTGGAACCGAAGCCGGAAGAGCCTTCATGA
- a CDS encoding calcium/sodium antiporter, producing the protein MTELLLTLLGLAVLVAGAEAMVRGAVDLALRARISPLVIGLTVVSMGTSAPELLVSLMAALKGTPAIAIGNVVGSNIVNISLILGLAILIFPIEVDRDARRIHWPVMMAVSLLFWWLFNDDLIARWEGLIFLAAMVCYVGWMVWASRRSALSRAHEPPRMAWWKAVLLLVAGIAALTKGSEWFVDGGVGLARLGGVSEQLIGVTVIAFGTSVPELVTSLVAAYRKQPDISLGNLVGSNVFNLLGIIGVTASVHPISASHDSFRIDLIAMLITALILYPLMRFGQRMGRWQGAILVAAYLAYLVLVLARG; encoded by the coding sequence ATGACCGAGCTCCTGCTCACCCTGCTTGGCCTGGCGGTGCTGGTTGCGGGCGCAGAGGCCATGGTGCGAGGCGCGGTTGACTTGGCGCTGCGTGCCCGAATCTCGCCCTTGGTCATCGGCCTCACGGTGGTGAGCATGGGCACCTCAGCGCCCGAGCTGCTGGTAAGCTTGATGGCTGCGTTGAAAGGCACCCCTGCCATCGCCATCGGCAATGTCGTAGGCAGCAACATCGTGAACATAAGCCTGATCCTGGGCTTGGCCATCCTCATCTTCCCCATTGAGGTTGATCGTGATGCTCGGCGGATCCATTGGCCTGTGATGATGGCCGTTAGTCTGCTGTTCTGGTGGCTCTTCAACGACGATCTGATTGCGCGTTGGGAGGGCCTGATCTTCCTGGCGGCGATGGTCTGCTATGTAGGCTGGATGGTCTGGGCATCGAGGAGATCGGCCTTGTCGCGCGCGCATGAGCCCCCCCGCATGGCATGGTGGAAGGCGGTGCTGTTGCTCGTGGCGGGCATCGCGGCTCTCACCAAGGGCTCGGAGTGGTTCGTGGATGGCGGGGTAGGCCTTGCAAGGCTCGGAGGCGTGAGCGAGCAGCTCATCGGCGTCACCGTGATCGCATTCGGCACCTCGGTGCCCGAGCTGGTCACAAGCCTCGTGGCCGCCTATCGAAAGCAACCCGACATCTCCTTGGGCAATCTGGTCGGGAGCAATGTCTTCAACCTCCTCGGCATCATAGGCGTCACCGCAAGCGTGCACCCGATCTCAGCCAGCCATGACAGTTTCCGCATCGACTTGATCGCCATGCTCATCACCGCACTGATCCTTTACCCGCTGATGCGTTTCGGGCAGCGGATGGGCCGTTGGCAAGGCGCCATTCTAGTGGCGGCTTACCTGGCCTATTTGGTGCTGGTGCTCGCACGCGGTTGA